The window CTGTTTCtctccttgattttttttttttttttgggcactgcagtatttttccttgtttctccaTGTCTCCATGGTGCTCTTGCTTTCTGGGGTTTATGTGGGGGTGTGGATCAGCTTCTGTTCTGATACTAACTCTGGGGGATGTGTCCTGGAAGTGTCTTCATGGGAACTAGGTGCCCAGGCTCCATTCTAAAACGTAAGCATGTCACTCAGTTGGTAGCATTGGGGAATGAGCTGACTTATCCCTCATTCAGATCAGGGAGGAGGATTTCCATGAGAAAACACAATGGTTTTTCTCAGAGAAGTCTCTTCCAACATgtaactgaattttcttcttgaacAGGCCTCCATGCCCAGAGGCAGCAGATGTCCAACAGCAGCACCATCACCCAGTTCCTCCTCCTGGCATTTGCGGAcacacaggagctgcagctcctgcacttCTGGCTCTTCCTGGGCATCTACCTGGCTGCCCTCCTGGGCAACGGACTCATCATCACCACCATAGCCTGCGACCACCACCTCCACACACCCAtgtacttcttcctcctcaaccTCTCCCTCCTTGACCTGGGCTCCATCTCCACCACTCTCCCCAAATCCATGGCCAATGCCCTCTGGGACACCAGGACTATTTCCTATTATGGATGTGCTGCCCAGGTCTCtatgtttgtcttttttgtcACAGGAGAGTTTTATCTCCTCACTGTCATATCCTATGACCGCTACGTGGCCATCTGCAAACCCCTGCACTACGGGACGCTCCTGGGTGACAGAGCTTGTGCCcacatggcagcagctgcctgggccaGTGGGTTTctcagtgctgtgctgcacacGGCCAATACATTTTCACTCCCCCTCTGCCAAGGCAATGCTGTGGACCAGTTCTTCTGTGAACTTCCCCAGATCCTCAAGCTTTCCTGCTCAGACACCTACCTCAGGGAAGTCAGGGttattgccttttgtttttgttcaggtattgggtgttttgttttcattgttttctccTATGTGCAGCTCTTCAGGGCTGTGCTGAGGCTCCCCTCTGAGCAGGGACGGCACAAAGCCTTTTCCACGTGCCTCCCTCACCTGGCCGTAGTCTCCCTGTTTATCAGCACTGCCATGGTTGCCTACCTGAAGcctccctccatctcctcccgATCCCTGAATCTGGTGGTGGCGGTTCTGTACTCAGTGGTGCCTCCAGCAGTGAATCCCCTCATCTACAGCATGAAGAACCAGGAGCTCAAAAATTCCCTGAGGAAGCTGATTTTATGGACATTTTTCTGTAGTCATAAAATTCCCATCACTCTTCACAAATGACTCCCAATGCATGCTGTTCCAggcttgtgttttgtttgctttcattatcATGATAACTTTTttcatgtaattatttttactgtttgtgCTTCTCATGtgcctacagaaatatttgtattccTCCTACTGCTAGTAAGAATGAACCTTTTCTGTCTCACGTGGAGCCCATATAGATGTATGTCTGAGTGGAGCAGCACAGACTCTCTTACAGCATCTCTGCAATAAAACAGGTTCTCCCCATTGCACTGCCTGAAGGCTGTGCTCTTCTTCTAAATCCGGTGCCAAGAATAGGCCCAAAGATTTGCTCCCCAGAAGGGACTGTTTCTCTTTGATTTCAGGAGCAAAAAGCACGTTGTGACATTGTGACCTGTCGGAGATCAAGGCCTGGATGGTCAATGATCACTTCATTGCATACCCTGGGCTGTCCCACAGATGACATGCAGATGGCATCCTTGAGGTGAATGTCAAGCTAACTGTAGTGCCCAGGGTATCTCCATGGACAGTATGTGTTTGGAGCATGAAGTGGCTGGAGCCCTACAAGTGAGAGCTATCTCAAGATGGAATCCCACAAAGAAAGGCATTAAATCCAGGTAtctgcaggcacacaaggacTCTGTACTcccaggagaggtggtgggagcCCATCAGTCActgggaagggaagctgaggagGGATTCATGTCACCATCAGTGAAGTTAGCTGGATCTAGAGGTACACCTGGACACATCTACACTTATTGGAAATGTACCATCATCCCTTCAAACACCTGCCACATCCATAcaccctggggagggggagtaGTAGCAGTCATCCCCAGCTGGCTGGGTGTGCTTCCCACCTTGACCAGTATgggaatcacaggttggaagggacctcaggggtcatcttgtccaacctttctaggaagagcgcagtctagacaagatggcccagcaccctgtccaggcgactcttgacggtgtccaacgtggccaagtcaaccccttccctggggagattattccagtggtgactgtcctcactgtgaaaaattttcccctGGTggccaatcggaatctccccaagagcaacctgtgtccattcccccttgtcctctccatgggactctgtaaaaagggagtctccatcttctttgtagctgccccttaagtactggtacatggtgatgagatcccctctgagcctccttttctcaaggctcaacaaacccagttctctcagcgTATCCttatatggcagcttcccaatcctttgatcatcttggtggcccctctctgggccccttccagcctggccacatcctttttgtacagcggggaccagaacggcgcacagcactccaggtgtggcctgacaagtgctgagtagagcaggataatgatttttttaactctgttgGCGATgac of the Phalacrocorax aristotelis chromosome 25, bGulAri2.1, whole genome shotgun sequence genome contains:
- the LOC142048344 gene encoding olfactory receptor 14C36-like, translated to MSNSSTITQFLLLAFADTQELQLLHFWLFLGIYLAALLGNGLIITTIACDHHLHTPMYFFLLNLSLLDLGSISTTLPKSMANALWDTRTISYYGCAAQVSMFVFFVTGEFYLLTVISYDRYVAICKPLHYGTLLGDRACAHMAAAAWASGFLSAVLHTANTFSLPLCQGNAVDQFFCELPQILKLSCSDTYLREVRVIAFCFCSGIGCFVFIVFSYVQLFRAVLRLPSEQGRHKAFSTCLPHLAVVSLFISTAMVAYLKPPSISSRSLNLVVAVLYSVVPPAVNPLIYSMKNQELKNSLRKLILWTFFCSHKIPITLHK